A genome region from Drosophila simulans strain w501 chromosome 2R, Prin_Dsim_3.1, whole genome shotgun sequence includes the following:
- the LOC6734016 gene encoding bromodomain adjacent to zinc finger domain protein 2B isoform X4, with product MNKNAGDGSDGKNSNKNSNAGGGGGAGGPHDPTGLLDAASLFAYWGRDPTGAAAAAASNPLFNSQFNAAAAAGLGLLPQAGGASANDRYSMAAAAAAAAGAHHHQNTMAVAASQAASLAGLHPASWWSMAQLAAQDYFSRLQASGLSPFPHPDLAAAFGPAGIGMGGGAGGAGAGGGGAGVLGQGGGGNGGSGNGGGGSSSGSSGSKSNKSRKEKRAAQQQQQQQQSLANSLNAAAAAAAAAAANNPAAALASMHGFGVGVPGTSIPSVSTGSGSISTNSGGHGSYKSTASAYGKPSTMTSSSMANNPGSAYDPVTLHKELLAMQAVAAAASGSGSSGSSGKKSGGGGSSSSSMHGLGMGIGGGGGMMSSGKASTSVSASNSSLGGMHPSLTSSNPLMSPHAGLGSSSSSSSKDRDKNNPSLNALNSLSQFGALGMTPQQSMQAAMNAFAASTGVSPSATVTSSPHHSSQQQQQMGGNSSTSGSGKSSSKDYMMGTGSEHPSLLGVRLPPDTEIIKYTSSIVGPKIPGTTSRGRKKTISETEQQTTQQQQKQQHQAEQHLLQQQQQAQKELDSTKNAISSLLAFPGLSPAKRARLEMEYAAMAAAAQQQHQQAQQQHQAQQQLHGMLGAAGIPGMAGLVGLPGMSGNPLDQLTVSKASSSTAPTTSTSSSSAGSNLLNQSNSDRVEVIKLPPTITSNGAYNLSSKGKEVHDLTTDMAPTSGGVNLSLKSNASSSALTPSGAVGSASNPITIDDFDAPLNLSMKPSDKSNSSSSNAAAGGSSSSSAALANLASDYQAASSGQSGNSLQSLSSITAALGGTGGMPGGSISGSGGTSPAPAGAGSGATGGGSASGGSGGGSSSYKEGRPRNLGRGVSKPKKNTVASLLAQSRAVGLKPMLATQQLLQQGADIEKIRLALSEANAHMETSTDSESVAAESGLSESESEDANILNVAELRVPLELGWKRETVIRGLTKQGQIRGEVTYYAPGSTTPLKSNGQVFAILEQQPSNLSRENFSFSARAIVGSFLQPAPPPYANDGEYIRMTDEDVAKRLEDLKVFTRQTLNVEQRIEIAKQQQAMRDAKKLQKEELARNKEKARQEKNSKLEQQRKDKELKNQQAVEERKKRQEELDRLKQEELLKKQQEKEKRRQEAILAKEQELQKQKEMLLAAEMERERRRQHMSLIRMLELRRKFEDREKKKHQLVLDRLLLRERRMAERKRDAEILQLIRRPNEDSEMPQELVIPELDRIAGNRLPGQAMADLLMVFEFLHNFGETLGFDMESLPSLQNLHDALMSDSNADAEEELLSVMTHLLVCAIEDPGVPNPGRHTTLLGQSLRNADITNSNVSEILRIYLYATATGEVRQMHGITVDRERERRVPDHHQLDSDTTTHSHSVKNQEYYKLLHENDTWKLSQSLKDRPFVALNPTRKAQMLAHLCNDLLMNKAVLRQIDGSLETCAQMRKEKYMTDMKVRKYKALHMRKARIEAYERAQAEREAAMQALMAQQKLDAERLKAEEEAKAAAAEEAAAAVGTDGEATKGGSPNGEKPEDGDPNEEGAAKEPQQQQPMEVDGVVDEESLVSPAKTIIQADNSLTPSKQDMPTPTYQINGSSTPTTSGVTGGDMNALLQAKKSGARNSINDEHHHDVSIIDDDLSDLDSEITNVEEDEDNRLSADELQKKLDKIVRASLNCKEALEKSTNQLRAACFGQDRFWRRYWKLPKAGGIFIEALESAQNDICGYHEALEGMDDKKDANDEKENTENEKDVAAEPSEQPMEVDESITKLEDGVPAPDVEMPETNQQNAHQDEEDDDDDVTEINKVEPEIVDLGDDDDDAAPPLPKIEPPRPEIKVKSEMELMGPPPTTMISTKTDFEAEIKIPAMPGILMPPTLNNNNTNNNNNNNGSDNCDKLETGLGLGQQQQNFSQSVIKTEDVKKEDDCIIVSTSSVDDTPKWFSIVRREVPLISELPAEEGGVVGQELQISYANQNCSAQLQLQGHPWDLINNMQYYSIPMDECKVDTSKLGNECIFSLSGLDEKQMLAKVEEYKAHKVESKNGLGSPHRHHETKDDEEQAKLKLDKEIDTEMETDADELAGKEKFFRLRSDAPPDTGGGASEGTDVKPKIELRLDEALSQAYYHNIANMSLSSVQTYIPIDIPLPLSMTPDEHRLLEQVKLSGFPERVHGVYVPRRQRYGWWQLDDEQKLRQLLKTLNPSGLRERELQENLQRFLGLEQPLGVNYKLKSDIDFPEEFLMPDKKGDWNPKVAKRVELALIEQLESLEDKVASASMQLKNWQLPNRVESELTLDSQEDVTEEDFVSIIPMIRERIIDLEANIERRYLKPPLGSQTGDAHLAVIAQNQHTSTQTQNSASAAAYLLQMQQQQQQQQLAQQQQQQGSGAGNSMNPSSFNERTMALAAAAAATGPGNATGGANSAVVAGATPCESGSGEPNSGNVSPASNCDSDRDEKVEQIPKGLVQWRDAVSRSHTTAQLAMALYVLESCVAWDKSIMKANCQFCTSGENEDKLLLCDGCDKGYHTYCFKPKMDNIPDGDWYCYECVNKATNERKCIVCGGHRPSPVGKMIYCDLCPRAYHADCYIPPLLKVPRGKWYCHGCISRAPPPKKRSAGGTSGSSSKSRRDRDRESGGSAKRRSDNSKTPAMEHMQQQQMPLAGGDSHHHHHQQPPSLNSSHDESMNSLPAAPLSPAHSVVSATTYDDQHHANNSVDGSSRFHAHLIPPSNNGTAALLEDVPGGANVMPGGYPVYTPVPAGNFSAGLINPAPVPPAMPFANVVAMSPRAVTPTRTRTPTPTPAPTPPPPPPTPLLMQASPTATALHVNACQSPPQQQHAQLMTMPSPPAIGVGTATNQMSPPPINIHAIQEAKEKLKQEKKEKHATKKLMKELAVCKTLLGEMELHEDSWPFLLPVNTKQFPTYRKIIKIPMDLSTIKKKLQDLSYKTREDFCVDVRQIFDNCEMFNEDDSPVGKAGHGMRKFFESRWGELTDKHS from the exons ATGAACAAAAATGCCGGCGATGGCAGCGATGGCAAaaactcaaacaaaaactCGAATGCAGGAGGGGGTGGCGGAGCCGGGGGGCCACACGACCCCACCGGCCTTTTAGATGCAGCCTCCCTGTTTG CATACTGGGGACGTGATCCCACTGGAgcggcggctgcagcagcCTCCAATCCGCTCTTCAACTCGCAGTTCaatgccgccgctgctgccggaTTGGGTTTATTGCCACAAGCCGGAGGCGCCTCTGCCAATGACCGTTATTccatggcagcagcagcggcggctgcggcggGAGCCCATCACCACCAGAACACGATGGCGGTGGCCGCTTCCCAGGCCGCCAGTTTGGCCGGTTTGCATCCAGCAA GCTGGTGGTCAATGGCCCAGTTAGCTGCCCAGGATTACTTCAGTCGCCTGCAAGCCTCGGGTCTTTCCCCCTTTCCACATCCCGATCTGGCGGCTGCCTTTGGACCAGCTGGGATAGGAATGGGCGGCGGTGCTGGTGGAGCGGGTGCTGGAGGTGGTGGAGCAGGTGTACTCGGCCAGGGCGGCGGTGGAAATGGCGGAAGTGGCAACGGTGGTGGTGGATCCTCATCGGGCTCTTCCGGAAGCAAGTCAAATAAGTCGCGCAAGGAGAAGCGagccgcccagcagcagcaacagcaacagcaaagtCTGGCCAACAGTCTAAATGCGGCAgctgcggcggcagcagcagcagcagccaataATCCAGCAGCCGCGCTGGCCAGCATGCATGGTTTTGGTGTAGGAGTTCCGGGCACGAGCATTCCGTCGGTCAGCACAGGTAGCGGATCAATATCCACAAATAGTGGAGGTCATGGAAGTTACAAG AGCACGGCCAGCGCTTATGGTAAGCCCTCGACTATGACGAGCAGCAGCATGGCTAATAATCCGGGCTCTGCCTACGATCCGGTGACCCTGCACAAGGAGCTGCTGGCCATGCAGGCCGTGGCAGCCGCTGCTTCCGGCTCAGGATCAAGCGGTTCCTCAGGCAAGAAGTCTGGTGGGGGTGgttcctcatcctcctcgaTGCACGGCCTTGGAATGGGAattggcggcggcggtggcatgATGTCCAGTGGCAAAGCTTCGACCAGTGTGAGCGCAAGCAACTCATCATTGGGAGGAATGCATCCCAGTTTAACTAGCAGCAATCCGCTGATGTCGCCCCATGCCGGCTTGGGCTCCTCGTCTTCATCATCGAGCAAGGATCGTGACAAAAACAATCCCTCGCTCAACGCTCTTAACTCGCTCTCACAGTTTGGAGCGCTGGGAATGACGCCACAGCAGAGCATGCAGGCGGCAATGAATGCTTTTGCAGCCAGCACAGGTGTGTCGCCATCCGCCACGGTAACGTCCTCGCCGCATCACTCttcccagcagcaacagcaaatggGAGGCAACAGTTCGACGTCGGGATCGGGCAAGTCCAGTTCCAAGGATTACATGATGGG TACTGGAAGTGAGCACCCATCTCTGCTCGGAGTTCGTTTACCACCGGACACGGAGATAATCAAGTACACGTCCTCGATTGTGGGACCCAAGATTCCTGGTACTACCTCGCGCGGTCGCAAAAAGACTATTTCCGAAACAGAACAGCaaacaacacaacaacaacagaaacaacaacaccaagCAGAACAACACCTActccaacaacagcaacaagcaCAAAAAGAGCTCGACAGCACCAAAAATGCCATTTCCTCTCTGCTTGCATTTCCAGGTCTCAGTCCCGCGAAGCGGGCTAGACTCGAAATGGAGTACGCGGCGATGGCTGCGGCCGctcaacagcagcatcagcaggctcagcagcaacaccaggcgcagcagcaactccacGGGATGCTCGGAGCAGCCGGTATCCCGGGAATGGCTGGTCTGGTCGGTCTGCCTGGCATGAGTGGCAATCCCCTCGATCAGTTGACTGTAAGCAAGGCGAGTTCTTCAACGGCGCCCACAACCAGTACCAGTTCCTCCTCAGCAGGGAGCAACCTGCTCAACCAGAGCAATAGTGATCGCGTGGAGGTAATCAAACTGCCACCAACAATCACTTCAAACGGAGCCTATAATCTCTCAAGTAAGGGAAAAGAGGTGCACGACCTCACCACCGACATGGCCCCCACCTCTGGCGGTGTGAATCTCAGCCTAAAGTCCAATGCGAGCTCCAGCGCCTTGACGCCCAGCGGTGCCGTCGGCTCGGCCAGCAATCCCATTACCATCGATGACTTTGACGCACCACTTAATCTTTCCATGAAGCCCTCGGATAAGAGCAATAGTAGCTCgtcaaatgcagcagcaggggGCTCCTCCTCTTCCAGCGCAGCGTTGGCTAACTTGGCGAGCGATTATCAGGCAGCGTCCAGTGGTCAAAGCGGTAATAGCCTGCAGAGTTTGAGCTCTATTACAGCTGCTTTGGGTGGAACGGGAGGTATGCCTGGTGGTTCCATTTCCGGCAGCGGAGGAAcctctccagctccagctggtGCCGGATCAGGAGCCACGGGTGGTGGTTCGGCATCTGGTGGATCCGGCGGTGGATCGTCCTCTTACAAAGAGGGAAGACCTCGTAACCTGGGACGCGGCGTATCCAAGCCCAAGAAGAACACTGTAGCTTCGCTGCTGGCTCAATCTCGAGCTGTGGGCCTTAAACCTATGCTGGCCACCCAACAACTTCTTCAGCAGGGTGCTGATATT GAGAAAATCCGCCTGGCACTGAGCGAAGCCAATGCCCATATGGAAACTTCTACGGACTCCGAAAGCGTGGCGGCCGAAAGTGGTCTTTCGGAGTCTGAGAGTGAGGATGCCAACATCCTGAATGTAGCGGAGCTAAGAGTCCCACTGGAATTGGGCTGGAAGCGGGAGACGGTGATTCGTGGACTGACTAAGCAAGGTCAGATCCGTGGAGAGGTCACCTATTATGCACCAGGAAGCACGACGCCGCTAAAGAGCAACGGACAGGTTTTTGCT ATCCTGGAGCAGCAGCCATCGAATCTAAGTCGTGAAAACTTTAGTTTCTCCGCGCGAGCCATTGTCGGTTCATTCCTGCAGCCCGCACCACCGCCGTACGCCAATGATGGCGAGTACATACGAATGACGGACGAGGACGTGGCCAAGCGGCTAGAGGATCTGAAGGTCTTCACCCGCCAGACACTTAACGTGGAACAGCGCATTGAGATCGCCAAGCAACAGCAGGCGATGCGTGATGCCAAGAAGCTGCAAAAGGAAGAATTGGCCAGAAATAAGGAGAAGGCACGGCAGGAGAAGAACTCCAAGTTGGAGCAGCAGCGCAAGGACAAGGAGCTCAAGAATCAGCAGGCTGTTGAG GAGCGCAAAAAGCGTCAGGAGGAGCTAGATCGCCTTAAGCAAGAGGAATTGCTTAAGAAGCAACAG GAGAAAGAAAAGCGTCGTCAGGAGGCCATTTTAGCTAAGGAACAG gaactacaaaaacagaaagagaTGCTTTTGGCTGCCGAAATG GAACGAGAACGTCGCCGCCAACACATGAGCCTCATTCGAATGTTGGAGCTTCGTCGGAAATTCGAGGATCGTGAAAAGAAGAAACACCAGCTGGTGCTGGACCGTTTGCTTCTGCGTGAACGTCGTATGGCGGAGCGAAAGCGAGATGCGGAGATTCTGCAGTTGATAAGGCGTCCAAATGAGGACTCCGAAATGCCACAAGAATTGGTAATCCCTGAGCTGGATAGGATTGCCGGCAACAGACTTCCCGGTCAGGCAATGGCCGATTTGCTCATGGTCTTTGAATTCCTACATAACTTCGGGGAGACTCTAGGCTTCGACATGGAATCACTGCCGTCGCTTCAGAACCTGCACGATGCTTTAATGAGCGATAGCAACGCGGATGCGGAAGAGGAGTTGCTGTCGGTGATGACGCATCTATTGGTTTGTGCCATTGAGGATCCAGGTGTTCCCAATCCCGGCAGACACACCACTTTACTGGGACAATCGCTACGCAATGCGGACATCACCAACTCGAATGTATCCGAAATCTTGAGGATTTATTTGTATGCTACGGCCACAGGTGAAGTGCGACAAATGCACGGAATCACTGTGGATCGTGAGCGAGAGAGAAGGGTGCCGGATCATCATCAACTAGATAGCGataccaccacccactcacactcGGTAAAGAACCAGGAGTACTATAAGCTTCTGCATGAAAACGACACCTGGAAGTTGTCGCAATCGCTGAAAGATCGTCCCTTCGTTGCGTTGAATCCCACCCGTAAAGCCCAAATGTTGGCCCATCTTTGCAACGACCTGCTCATGAACAAGGCCGTGTTGCGCCAGATTGATGGAAGTCTGGAAACGTGCGCCCAGATGCGAAAGGAGAAATATATGACGGACATGAAGGTGCGCAAGTACAAGGCTCTCCACATGCGCAAGGCTCGAATCGAGGCCTATGAACGTGCACAGGCGGAGCGTGAGGCGGCTATGCAGGCGTTGATGGCACAGCAGAAACTGGACGCAGAACGTCttaaggcggaggaggaaGCCAAGGCTGCGGCGGCAGaggaagcagcagctgcagtggGCACAGATGGAGAGGCAACCAAAGGTGGCTCACCCAATGGCGAAAAGCCGGAAGATGGCGATCCGAATGAGGAGGGAGCCGCCAAGGaaccccagcagcagcagccaatgGAAGTGGATGGCGTGGTCGATGAGGAATCTCTTGTAAGTCCGGCCAAAACCATCATTCAAGCGGACAATAGTCTGACGCCCAGCAAACAGGACATGCCCACACCCACCTACCAAATTAATGGATCCAGCACACCTACCACAAGTGGTGTCACTGGAGGCGACATGAATGCTCTGCTGCAGGCCAAGAAAAGCGGGGCCCGAAACTCCATCAACGATGAACACCACCACGATGTTAGTATTATCGACGATGATCTTTCCGACTTGGATTCGGAGATCACGAATgtggaggaggacgaggacaaTCGCTTGAGTGCCGATGAGTTGCAGAAGAAGCTCGACAAGATTGTCAGAGCTTCACTGAACTGCAAGGAGGCACTGGAGAAGAGCACAAATCAGTTGAGAGCTGCGTGCTTCGGACAGGATCGGTTCTGGCGTCGCTACTGGAAGTTGCCCAAGGCTGGAGGTATTTTCATTGAAGCACTTGAGTCGGCCCAAAATGATATTTGTGGTTATCATGAGGCATTGGAGGGCATGGATGACAAAAAGGATGCAAACGACGAGAAAGAGAACACCGAAAATGAGAAAGATGTTGCGGCTGAGCCCAGTGAGCAGCCAATGGAAGTGGATGAGTCTATTACAAAACTGGAAGATGGTGTACCAGCTCCGGACGTCGAGATGCCTGAAACTAATCAACAGAACGCACATCAAGATGAGgaagatgacgatgatgatgtgACAGAAATCAACAAGGTGGAACCGGAAATTGTTGATCTGggcgatgatgacgacgatgcAGCTCCCCCACTGCCCAAGATAGAACCTCCCAGGCCAGAGATCAAAGTTAAGTCAGAGATGGAGCTGATGGGTCCACCACCCACGACTATGATATCCACTAAGACAGACTTTGAAGCTGAAATTAAAATACCCGCTATGCCCGGCATCCTGATGCCGCCTAccctcaacaacaacaacaccaataataacaataacaacaatggaAGCGACAACTGTGATAAGTTGGAAACTGGTTTGGGACtaggacagcagcagcagaacttTAGCCAGTCTGTGATCAAGACGGAGGATGTGAAAAAAGAGGATGACTGCATAATAGTTTCTACATCCAGTGTTGACGATACACCAAAGTGGTTCTCCATTGTCCGGCGGGAGGTTCCACTGATCAGCGAGCTGCCTGCGGAGGAAGGAGGCGTGGTGGGCCAGGAACTGCAGATCAGCTATGCAAATCAGAACTGCTCtgcccagctgcagctgcaaggTCATCCGTGGGATCTGATCAACAACATGCAGTACTACTCGATTCCGATGGACGAATGCAAGGTGGACACCAGCAAGCTGGGCAACGAGTGCATTTTCTCGCTGAGTGGCCTCGATGAAAAGCAGATGCTAGCCAAGGTGGAGGAGTACAAGGCCCACAAGGTGGAGTCAAAAAACGGCCTGGGCTCTCCTCATCGCCACCACGAGACTAAAGATGATGAGGAGCAGGCCAAGCTGAAGTTGGACAAGGAGATCGACACCGAAATGGAAACAGATGCAGATGAGCTGGCTGGCAAGGAAAAGTTTTTTCGCTTGCGCTCTGATGCACCCCCGGATACGGGAGGAGGGGCCAGCGAGGGAACCGATGTGAAGCCCAAGATTGAGCTTCGTTTGGATGAGGCATTGTCACAGGCATATTACCACAACATAGCCAACATGTCCTTAAGCAGTGTTCAGACGTATATACCCATCGATATTCCTCTGCCGCTTTCCATGACCCCCGATGAGCATCGTCTGCTGGAGCAGGTTAAGCTGTCAGGTTTTCCGGAACGAGTTCACGGAGTTTACGTGCCCCGCAGGCAGCGCTACGGATGGTGGCAGTTGGACGATGAACAGAAGCTGCGCCAGCTGCTCAAAACTCTTAATCCGTCCGGATTGAGGGAGCGTGAACTGCAGGAGAATCTTCAACGTTTCCTCGGACTGGAACAGCCATTGGGTGTGAATTATAAGCTGAAATCGGACATCGATTTTCCAGAGGAATTCCTAATGCCCGACAAGAAGGGCGATTGGAATCCCAAGGTGGCCAAACGTGTGGAGCTTGCCCTTATCGAACAACTCGAATCGTTGGAGGATAAGGTGGCCAGCGCTTCCATGCAATTGAAGAACTGGCAATTGCCCAACCGCGTGGAGAGTGAACTCACCTTGGACTCGCAGGAGGATGTCACCGAAGAGGATTTCGTCAGCATCATACCCATGATCCGAGAGAGAATCATCGACTTGGAGGCAAATATCGAAAGACGTTACTTGAAGCCGCCGTTGGGCTCGCAGACAGGCGATGCCCATTTGGCGGTGATTGCCCAGAACCAGCATACATCCACCCAGACGCAGAACTCCGCATCGGCAGCAGCATATCTCCTGcagatgcaacagcagcagcagcaacagcagttggcccaacagcagcagcaacagggtTCGGGCGCGGGAAATAGCATGAATCCCTCATCCTTCAACGAGCGTACTATGGCactggcggcggcagcagcagctacggGACCAGGAAACGCAACCGGAGGAGCCAACTCGGCAGTCGTGGCAGGAGCCACGCCCTGCGAATCGGGCAGCGGAGAACCGAACTCCGGCAACGTGTCACCGGCCAGCAACTGCGATAGCGATCGGGACGAGAAGGTGGAGCAGATACCCAAGGGATTGGTGCAGTGGCGGGACGCAGTATCCCGATCGCACACCACCGCCCAGCTGGCGATGGCCCTGTACGTCCTGGAATCCTGCGTGGCCTGGGACAAGAGCATTATGAAAGCG AATTGCCAGTTCTGCACGTCCGGCGAAAACGAGGACAAGTTGCTACTGTGCGACGGCTGTGACAAGGGCTATCACACCTATTGCTTCAAGCCCAAGATGGACAACATTCCCGATGGCGATTG GTACTGCTACGAGTGCGTGAACAAGGCCACCAATGAGCGCAAGTGCATCGTTTGCGGCGGTCATCGTCCCTCGCCCGTGGGCAAGATGATCTACTGCGACTTGTGTCCCCGTGCCTACCACGCCGATTGCTATATACCGCCGCTGCTAAAGGTACCGCGTGGCAAGTGGTACTGCCACGGCTGCATCTCCCGGGCGCCTCCGCCGAAGAAAAGAAGTGCAGGTGGAACgtccggcagcagcagcaaatctAGAAGGGACAGGGATAGGGAGTCGGGCGGTTCGGCCAAGCGGCGCAGCGACAACAGCAAGACACCAGCCATGGagcacatgcagcagcagcagatgccaCTGGCAGGCGGGGATtcccaccatcatcatcatcagcagccgCCGTCGCTGAACTCCTCGCACGATGAGTCGATGAATTCTCTGCCGGCGGCTCCTCTGAG TCCGGCGCACTCGGTGGTCTCGGCCACGACCTACGATGACCAGCACCATGCCAACAACTCGGTCGATGGCAGCAGTCGCTTCCACGCGCATCTCATTCCCCCGTCAAATAATGGCACTGCGGCTCTGCTGGAAGACGTGCCGGGCGGCGCCAATGTGATGCCCGGCGGTTACCCAGTTTATACGCCTGTTCCGGCTGGCAACTTCTCAGCCGGATTAATTAACCCAGCGCCGGTGCCGCCAGCGATGCCGTTCGCCAACGTGGTCGCCATGTCGCCACGGGCTGTCACGCCCACCCGCACCCGAACGCCCACACCGACGCCAGCACCCactccgccaccaccaccgccgacACCGCTGCTCATGCAGGCCTCGCCCACAGCCACCGCCCTCCATGTAAACGCCTGCCAGTCACCGCCCCAACAACAGCACGCGCAGCTGATGACCATGCCCTCGCCACCAGCCATTGGAGTCGGAACGGCCACTAACCAAATGTCGCCACCGCCCATCAACATACATGCCATTCAGGAAGCCAAGGAGAAGCTGAagcaggagaagaaggagaagcACGCCACCAAGAAACTCATGAAGGAGCTGGCTGTCTGCAAGACGCTATTGGGGGAAATGGAG CTTCATGAGGACTCGTGGCCATTTCTTTTGCCAGTAAACACCAAGCAGTTTCCCACATAtcgaaaaataatcaaaattccCATGGACTTGTCCACAATCAAAAAGAAATTGCAAGATTTGAG CTACAAAACCCGTGAGGACTTCTGCGTGGATGTGCGTCAGATCTTCGATAATTGCGAGATGTTTAACGAGGACGATTCGCCCGTTGGCAAGGCAGGCCACGGCATGCGCAAGTTCTTCGAGTCCCGCTGGGGTGAACTGACTGACAAGCACTCCTGA